The genomic interval AGGGCGGTCATGAGATCCAGGAACTTGGGATACTCGGCAGCATCCTTCTGCGAGAAGCGGGCAATCTCACGGGCGGTCTTCGCGGTATCGCGCCAGATCGTCAGCTGATCTCCGCCGGGCTGTGGGCTGAAAACCACGGCCTCCGACTCGATCCACTCGACCTTGGAGTCCAGCATCAGGTCGCGACGCACCTTGGCGGAGACGTAGCCCCCGCCGTCGGCGACCGCCGAGACCCTGAAGCCCGGGAAGATCTCCTCGGTCACGGCCGCGCCGCCGACCTGCCCGGCT from bacterium carries:
- a CDS encoding NAD(P)/FAD-dependent oxidoreductase; this encodes MGNYDTIIVGAGHNGLVAAAYLARAGRTVLVLERAGQVGGAAVTEEIFPGFRVSAVADGGGYVSAKVRRDLMLDSKVEWIESEAVVFSPQPGGDQLTIWRDTAKTAREIARFSQKDAAEYPKFLDLMTAL